The following are encoded together in the Spiroplasma apis B31 genome:
- a CDS encoding lipoprotein — protein MKKILSLIASVGLVTTPITSMVISCNTSTSNKKFNSISDIGKLWNTNNFKTISLSEFYVKSKVEENSQNEDSWKAKLKLSLSKLVAYRFSATDGDESSQEKAYTEFNKEDVKVYFDNPQKNKEAEEINDTNLEDYLEYTGLSSNEPVMATFYLKSDNLGTIDFNVTNKHTIYLNSESIAGGDYTYVLGWNEKMKILKNWKNNMKASTDQETTGNNPTFYLDENVKGELTELDLKVEILKALNKNLNHALFINSLIKKDTRKSPTDESKTEEYKNFSSEMLINYLIGYKEKIGGNIQTNSVSQLDAKKSFDATIFGQEFTIKCIKGITIVK, from the coding sequence ATGAAAAAAATTCTATCTCTAATTGCATCAGTTGGTCTTGTTACAACTCCAATCACTTCTATGGTAATCTCATGCAACACATCTACATCAAATAAAAAATTTAACAGCATCTCGGATATTGGAAAGCTTTGAAATACAAATAATTTTAAAACTATATCTTTATCAGAATTTTATGTAAAATCAAAAGTTGAGGAAAATTCTCAAAATGAAGATAGTTGAAAAGCTAAATTAAAATTATCTTTATCTAAACTAGTTGCATATCGATTTAGTGCAACAGATGGTGATGAAAGTAGTCAAGAAAAGGCATATACCGAGTTCAATAAAGAAGATGTTAAAGTCTACTTTGATAATCCACAAAAAAATAAAGAAGCTGAAGAAATCAATGATACTAATTTAGAAGACTATTTAGAATATACTGGTTTATCAAGTAATGAACCAGTAATGGCTACATTCTATTTAAAAAGTGACAACTTGGGAACTATTGATTTCAATGTTACAAATAAACATACAATTTATTTAAATTCAGAGTCAATCGCTGGTGGTGATTACACATATGTACTCGGTTGAAATGAAAAAATGAAAATATTAAAAAATTGAAAGAACAATATGAAAGCATCAACAGATCAAGAAACTACTGGTAATAATCCAACATTTTATTTAGACGAAAATGTCAAGGGTGAACTAACAGAGTTAGATTTGAAAGTAGAAATTTTAAAAGCTTTAAACAAGAATCTAAATCACGCCTTATTCATAAATAGTTTAATAAAAAAAGACACAAGAAAATCCCCAACAGATGAATCTAAAACAGAAGAGTATAAAAACTTTAGCTCTGAAATGTTAATAAACTATTTAATTGGATACAAGGAAAAAATCGGGGGTAATATTCAAACAAACTCAGTTTCACAATTAGATGCTAAAAAAAGTTTTGATGCAACCATCTTTGGTCAAGAATTTACTATAAAATGTATCAAAGGTATAACAATAGTAAAATAA
- the rmuC gene encoding DNA recombination protein RmuC, which translates to MQTASLSLLIVLIVLVLVLIFIFVFKKSVKSTDGVRKTDLENLKLEFDKTNSESSSELKVMLLENMNKQQESLYSVQNNFREIIAEKTRETQDKLVNANEIVRSMISKVAEQSLPIAEVKEKVNKLDNLLSQNNKAGSSGEYLLERIFSNLTGFIKNHNLIYERQYTMKKLNEGKKLIVDLFIKGDDSKFVNIPIDSKFPFNAYTALLNAEVDSNNYKDLVKQFEKDVNARVKETSKYVSSEDNTVYAIMFVPSEGIFSYINANTDIIDSAYKKKVIIAGPSTLMAILQSVDKYMSLFDDISKFDKKVEVLIKTMKYIENYDAKMEELFSNIVKLSKSYEEVKVKETSLKNIYKKLLNESNIEEISEIKL; encoded by the coding sequence ATGCAAACAGCTTCATTATCGTTATTGATAGTACTAATAGTATTGGTTTTAGTTCTGATTTTCATATTTGTTTTTAAAAAATCAGTTAAAAGCACTGATGGTGTTAGAAAAACTGATTTAGAAAATTTAAAACTAGAGTTTGACAAAACTAACTCTGAGAGTTCTAGTGAACTGAAAGTAATGTTATTAGAAAATATGAATAAACAACAAGAAAGTTTATACAGTGTTCAAAATAATTTTAGAGAAATCATTGCAGAAAAAACCAGAGAAACACAAGATAAACTAGTAAACGCAAACGAAATTGTTAGGTCAATGATATCTAAGGTGGCAGAACAATCACTACCAATAGCAGAAGTAAAAGAAAAAGTTAATAAATTAGACAATCTATTAAGTCAAAATAATAAGGCGGGTAGTTCAGGGGAGTATTTACTAGAAAGAATATTTTCTAACTTAACTGGTTTTATCAAAAATCACAATTTGATCTATGAAAGACAATATACAATGAAAAAACTTAATGAAGGTAAAAAACTGATAGTCGATCTTTTCATTAAAGGTGATGACTCAAAATTTGTTAATATACCGATTGATTCTAAGTTTCCTTTCAATGCATATACAGCGCTTCTAAATGCAGAAGTCGATTCAAATAACTATAAAGACTTAGTTAAACAGTTTGAAAAAGATGTTAATGCAAGAGTCAAAGAAACATCAAAATATGTTAGTAGCGAAGATAACACTGTATATGCCATAATGTTTGTGCCAAGTGAGGGAATATTCTCTTATATAAATGCTAATACAGATATAATAGACAGTGCATACAAGAAAAAAGTAATAATAGCAGGTCCAAGTACATTGATGGCGATTCTTCAGTCGGTTGACAAGTATATGTCATTATTCGATGATATTAGTAAATTCGATAAAAAGGTGGAAGTTCTTATTAAAACAATGAAATATATAGAAAATTATGACGCCAAAATGGAAGAGTTATTCTCAAATATTGTTAAACTTTCGAAAAGCTATGAAGAAGTAAAAGTAAAGGAAACATCTTTGAAAAATATATATAAAAAATTATTAAATGAAAGCAACATTGAAGAAATTAGTGAAATTAAATTATAA